One Ranitomeya imitator isolate aRanImi1 chromosome 1, aRanImi1.pri, whole genome shotgun sequence DNA window includes the following coding sequences:
- the LOC138665505 gene encoding olfactory receptor 5V1-like, producing MNHTFIQDFFILALTDHPKLKIILFCTILMIYLLALGGNVLIILISHLDPNLHMPMYFFLGNLSFLDICYTSTTMPKMLQLLLAKQKLISFSGCVAQMYIFIALVGTECVLLAVMSYDRFLAVCNPLRYSSIMNPKICPLLASLSWLSGLVNSIVHTFFSFRLNFCDSNTINYFYCDIPPILSISCDDISTNQTLLLSIGIFIGWTPFICIIVSYIYIIVTIMKMKSTEGRQKAFSTCSSHLTVVILYFGSVLFSYVRPTSSYSMAKDRLISVLYSVVCPMLNPVIYTLKNQDVKKALDRQLIHRH from the coding sequence ATGAATCACACTTTTATCCAAGACTTCTTCATTCTGGCACTAACAGATCACCCTAAACTAAAAATCATTCTTTTCTGTACTATCCTTATGATATATTTGCTGGCATTAGGAGGTAATGTACTTATTATATTGATATCACATTTGGACCCAAACCTACATATGCCGATGTACTTCTTTCTGGGAAAtttatccttcttggacatttgctATACTTCAACGACTATGCCGAAAATGCTGCAATTGCTCTTAGCAAAGCAAAAGTTGATCTCGTTTTCAGGCTGTGTGGCCCAAATGTACATATTTATTGCCCTTGTAGGCACTGAGTGCGTTCTACTCGCTGTAATGTCCTATGACCGTTTTCTTGCTGTGTGCAATCCTCTGAGGTATTCTTCTATCATGAACCCTAAGATTTGCCCATTACTTGCAAGTTTATCTTGGCTTTCTGGACTTGTAAATTCTATAGTCCACACTTTCTTTTCTTTTCGCCTTAATTTCTGTGATTCCAATACAATCAATTACTTTTATTGTGACATACCTCCAATCCTTTCTATTTCATGCGACGATATATCAACCAATCAAACGCTATTGTTGTCTATTGGGATTTTCATTGGCTGGACACCATTCATATGCATCATCGTTTCTTATATTTACATTATTGTAACAATTATGAAAATGAAGTCCACTGAAGGAAGGCAAAAGGCCTTTTCCACTTGTAGCTCCCACCTAACAGTTGTCATTTTATACTTTGGGAGTGTGCTTTTTAGCTACGTGAGGCCAACGTCCTCTTACTCAATGGCAAAAGATAGACTTATTTCGGTTCTCTATAGTGTTGTATGTCCAATGTTGAATCCTGTGATTTATACATTGAAGAATCAAGATGTTAAAAAAGCTTTAGATAGGCAATTAATTCACAGACATTAG